In a genomic window of Alteromonas gilva:
- the dusC gene encoding tRNA dihydrouridine(16) synthase DusC, translating to MRILLAPMEGVVDHLMRDMLTRVGGFDLCVTEFVRVVDQKLPAKTFYRMCPELQNGGKTPSGVPVRVQLLGQHPEWLAENALTAVELGSPGIDLNFGCPAKTVNKSRGGAVLLQYTQQLHDIVKAVREAVPADLPVTAKIRLGYEDKSLAIDNAVAIDEAGASELVVHARTKTEGYRPPAYWEWIKKIRAKTQLPVIANGEIWSHDDALRCQQMSGCDDIMIGRGALAMPNLALHIRNNVAPMSWPELARLLIDYSGYEIYGDKGRYYPNRLKQWCGYLKRQYPEAAELFDNIRRLQHADEIVAVLNRSANASA from the coding sequence ATGCGAATTCTGCTAGCGCCGATGGAAGGCGTTGTTGATCACTTAATGCGAGATATGCTTACCCGTGTGGGTGGCTTTGATCTGTGCGTGACAGAATTTGTCAGAGTGGTAGACCAAAAACTGCCGGCGAAGACGTTTTATCGCATGTGTCCGGAACTGCAGAACGGTGGCAAAACGCCGAGCGGCGTGCCGGTGCGGGTGCAATTATTAGGGCAACACCCCGAATGGTTAGCGGAAAACGCCTTAACGGCGGTAGAGTTAGGCTCACCAGGCATTGATTTAAATTTTGGTTGTCCGGCTAAAACCGTGAATAAAAGCCGCGGTGGGGCAGTGTTGTTGCAATACACCCAGCAACTGCATGATATTGTTAAAGCCGTTCGCGAAGCGGTACCGGCAGATTTACCCGTGACCGCTAAAATCCGCTTAGGTTACGAAGATAAATCTCTGGCCATAGACAATGCGGTGGCCATTGATGAAGCCGGCGCGTCTGAGCTGGTCGTTCACGCCCGCACAAAAACTGAAGGTTACCGCCCGCCCGCTTACTGGGAGTGGATTAAAAAAATTCGCGCTAAAACCCAGCTGCCTGTCATTGCTAATGGTGAAATCTGGTCACATGACGATGCGCTGAGGTGCCAGCAGATGTCCGGTTGTGACGACATCATGATTGGCAGAGGCGCATTGGCCATGCCGAATCTGGCGTTGCATATTCGCAATAACGTCGCGCCCATGAGCTGGCCCGAGTTAGCGCGGTTGCTGATTGACTATTCTGGCTACGAAATTTACGGTGACAAAGGCCGCTATTACCCTAATCGTCTTAAGCAATGGTGCGGATATCTTAAGCGCCAATACCCCGAAGCCGCTGAATTATTCGACAATATTCGCCGTTTGCAACACGCCGACGAGATTGTCGCCGTACTTAATCGGTCAGCCAACGCATCGGCGTAA
- a CDS encoding DUF1289 domain-containing protein — translation MIKPTPEVPIEQAIVSSPCIGNCCLDPDDICLGCQRHIDEITGWHHADVTERRAILLRCQERCKLRAR, via the coding sequence ATGATTAAGCCAACGCCGGAAGTACCCATCGAACAGGCGATAGTGTCGTCGCCCTGTATTGGCAACTGTTGTCTGGATCCAGATGATATTTGCCTGGGGTGTCAGCGTCACATTGATGAGATCACCGGCTGGCATCATGCTGATGTCACTGAGCGCCGGGCAATTTTGTTACGTTGTCAGGAACGCTGCAAATTACGTGCACGCTGA
- a CDS encoding M14 family metallopeptidase — MYSIGTPGRPWGEEEKKQWLAAQTVKRSYADEVLNQLEAVPDYFSVIQYGALPYDESRYPLYALLPKAPLADAPWVLVTGGVHGYETSGVQGALLFAREYAKTYFDNVNLIVVPCISPWGYETINRWNPLAIDPNRSFYPDSPAPEAKLLMDFIGAMPQSFLLHIDLHETTDTDNSEFRPALAARDAIEQKAWDIPDGFYLVADEAAPNLPLQQAIINEVSKVTHIAPADENGLIIGAAVPSEGVICYDKRKLFLCGGFSHATYCSTTEVYPDSPSATPEICNRAQVAAVEGALQYLLK, encoded by the coding sequence ATGTATTCTATTGGCACACCAGGTCGTCCTTGGGGAGAAGAGGAAAAAAAGCAGTGGCTCGCCGCGCAAACGGTTAAGCGTAGTTATGCAGATGAGGTGTTGAATCAACTTGAGGCAGTGCCGGATTATTTTTCGGTTATTCAGTACGGTGCCTTACCTTATGATGAATCCCGTTATCCACTGTATGCATTGTTACCTAAAGCACCATTGGCCGATGCGCCCTGGGTGCTGGTCACTGGCGGTGTGCACGGTTATGAAACCAGTGGCGTGCAGGGTGCGCTGCTGTTTGCCAGAGAATATGCAAAGACTTACTTTGACAACGTAAACCTTATTGTTGTGCCCTGTATCAGTCCCTGGGGTTATGAAACCATCAACCGGTGGAATCCCTTAGCCATCGATCCAAACCGGTCGTTTTATCCTGACTCTCCAGCGCCTGAAGCGAAGCTACTGATGGACTTTATTGGAGCCATGCCCCAGTCGTTTTTATTACATATCGACCTGCATGAGACCACCGATACCGATAACAGTGAATTTCGCCCGGCCCTGGCTGCTCGCGATGCCATAGAGCAAAAGGCGTGGGATATTCCGGACGGTTTTTATCTGGTGGCGGATGAGGCGGCGCCCAATTTACCTTTGCAACAAGCCATCATTAATGAAGTCAGTAAGGTTACCCACATTGCGCCTGCCGATGAGAATGGGCTGATTATCGGTGCCGCAGTCCCGTCTGAAGGGGTAATATGCTACGACAAAAGAAAACTATTTTTATGCGGTGGTTTTAGTCATGCCACCTATTGTTCAACCACGGAAGTTTACCCTGACAGCCCATCGGCCACTCCGGAAATTTGTAACCGGGCACAGGTGGCCGCCGTGGAGGGCGCTTTACAGTATTTGCTGAAATAA
- a CDS encoding GNAT family N-acetyltransferase, producing the protein MLHIADSQRLSFRLVTADDHDFLFQLDQDEAVMRYINGGKKTSRQEIDEVFMPRVMAFSNPQKGWGLWQVRVNTRSPVGWILVRPMGFFSGNRDDSNLELGWRFSRAVWGQGIATEAAKAVMQALLANGITQFSAIALKSNTASINVMGKLGMSFSHSERYQDAVFDEQVEVYTVRHN; encoded by the coding sequence ATGTTGCACATTGCCGACTCACAACGTTTATCGTTTCGGCTGGTCACCGCCGATGATCATGATTTTTTGTTTCAATTGGATCAGGACGAGGCCGTCATGCGTTACATCAATGGCGGAAAAAAAACCAGCCGCCAGGAGATTGACGAGGTTTTTATGCCACGGGTCATGGCGTTCAGTAATCCGCAAAAAGGGTGGGGGCTATGGCAGGTCAGGGTGAATACGCGGTCGCCGGTAGGCTGGATATTAGTCAGGCCGATGGGGTTTTTCTCTGGAAATCGTGATGACAGTAATCTTGAATTAGGCTGGCGTTTTAGCCGCGCCGTGTGGGGGCAGGGCATTGCCACCGAAGCGGCGAAAGCGGTGATGCAGGCATTACTGGCAAATGGCATAACGCAGTTTTCGGCCATCGCGCTTAAGAGCAACACGGCCTCGATAAACGTGATGGGCAAACTGGGTATGTCGTTTAGTCACAGTGAGCGCTATCAGGATGCCGTATTTGACGAACAGGTAGAGGTGTATACTGTTCGGCATAATTAA
- a CDS encoding tetratricopeptide repeat-containing response regulator: MNFKLARQTRVLVIDDQVLAKGYLKYSLEELGFQNIEYADKVNTALTYIRRNHYDLIVCSYDLQNEQDGYFLYDQLKEQNQLPASTAFVFISAETTADIVHSIVELQPDDFLAKPFTVSELGQRLERLLTRKRALQDVYHLIEDSTLDKALLKLEGFLTEPKNSEFFPLALKLKGELLLACGQYSDAQEFYEAIINVQNFTWAQLGLVKSYIALDKDEEAEKLVIELALKRDSLLAAYDLLAALQIKHQEFEDALENVEIAGQISPRNLHRHTKALDLSRLTHNYESQFEAAKKIVKIAKNSIHDNPDIYLNVARAGIDFAMTSDEQHTKRLIKQSTEYLKQLKSHFPKADIDDQLKVINARLLYLDDETDNAKALLDQLSDNNWETESIEALLDKAKAFHEVGIQEHALKILDVIERRCNQDSTQSHLFLQYVRQEKSEKTEIKLSPKDLNNQAVNQYQRGDLKSALQTFRQAFTIMPKNPSIALNLLQAAAINLQEMSGEEATQTLSGDLIYNCLKTIESGTLDEEQERRYQRVRSVLKNLG; the protein is encoded by the coding sequence ATGAATTTCAAGTTAGCCAGACAAACTCGCGTGTTAGTGATTGACGACCAGGTACTCGCTAAAGGGTATCTGAAATACTCGTTGGAAGAACTGGGCTTTCAGAACATAGAATACGCAGATAAGGTTAATACCGCTTTGACATACATAAGACGTAATCACTACGATCTGATTGTGTGCTCATATGACCTGCAAAATGAGCAGGATGGCTACTTTTTATACGACCAGCTTAAAGAGCAAAACCAACTCCCGGCCAGTACCGCTTTTGTCTTTATCAGTGCGGAAACAACCGCTGATATCGTCCATAGCATTGTCGAACTGCAGCCAGATGACTTTTTAGCAAAACCCTTTACGGTGAGCGAATTGGGTCAACGCTTGGAGCGCTTATTAACCCGCAAGCGTGCTTTACAAGACGTGTATCATTTAATTGAAGACAGTACGTTGGATAAAGCGTTGCTGAAGCTTGAAGGGTTCCTGACCGAACCTAAAAATTCGGAATTTTTCCCGCTGGCGTTAAAACTCAAAGGCGAATTATTACTCGCTTGCGGACAGTATAGCGATGCACAAGAGTTTTATGAGGCGATCATCAATGTACAGAATTTTACCTGGGCGCAGCTGGGCCTGGTAAAAAGTTACATTGCGTTAGATAAAGACGAGGAAGCCGAAAAACTGGTCATTGAACTGGCCCTGAAGCGCGACTCCCTGCTGGCTGCCTATGATTTACTGGCCGCCTTGCAAATAAAACATCAGGAGTTTGAGGATGCACTGGAGAACGTGGAAATAGCCGGACAGATTTCGCCGCGCAACCTGCACCGGCACACCAAGGCACTCGACTTATCAAGGCTGACGCACAATTACGAGTCACAGTTCGAAGCCGCCAAAAAGATCGTTAAAATTGCCAAAAACTCGATTCATGACAACCCCGACATTTACTTAAATGTCGCGCGTGCAGGTATCGATTTCGCAATGACCTCTGACGAGCAACATACCAAGCGACTCATCAAACAATCAACCGAATACCTTAAACAGCTTAAGAGTCATTTTCCTAAAGCCGACATTGACGATCAGCTTAAAGTTATCAATGCGCGCTTGCTGTATTTAGATGACGAAACGGATAATGCAAAAGCATTACTTGATCAGCTCAGTGACAATAATTGGGAAACCGAAAGCATTGAAGCGCTGCTGGACAAGGCAAAAGCGTTCCATGAAGTCGGAATTCAGGAGCATGCACTTAAGATCCTCGATGTGATTGAACGTCGTTGTAATCAGGACTCCACGCAAAGTCATTTGTTTTTGCAATACGTAAGACAAGAGAAATCAGAAAAAACCGAAATCAAACTGAGTCCGAAAGATCTCAACAACCAGGCTGTAAACCAGTATCAGCGGGGAGATCTAAAAAGTGCACTGCAAACCTTTCGGCAGGCTTTTACCATCATGCCGAAAAACCCTTCCATTGCGTTAAATTTGTTGCAGGCAGCGGCCATTAACCTGCAGGAGATGAGTGGTGAAGAGGCAACCCAGACACTCAGTGGAGATTTAATTTATAATTGTTTAAAAACCATTGAGTCCGGCACCCTCGATGAAGAGCAGGAACGCCGCTACCAACGCGTTCGATCGGTACTTAAAAATTTAGGCTAA
- a CDS encoding DUF3820 family protein translates to MDPKALKDAVNQTMPFGKYAGRKLIHLPEPYLVWFNKQGFPEGKLGQQLALMYEVKLNGMETMLQPLIND, encoded by the coding sequence ATGGATCCTAAAGCGCTGAAAGACGCGGTTAATCAAACCATGCCATTTGGCAAATATGCCGGACGTAAGCTCATTCATTTACCGGAGCCCTATCTGGTGTGGTTTAACAAACAAGGCTTTCCTGAGGGTAAGCTGGGCCAGCAACTGGCGCTGATGTACGAAGTGAAACTCAATGGCATGGAAACCATGCTACAGCCACTGATCAACGACTAA
- a CDS encoding amidohydrolase: MENTLRKMSVSLVCCCAVLLSACGDDNAAQKEQAAKVTIDKNPFPSQYQPLESRPVAITGVTILDGVGNKIENGTVYFADGKIVAVGSDVDVPADVETIDGTGKWVTPGIIDVHSHLGVYPNPSTKSHSDGNEMVKPVTANVWAEHSVWPQDPGFGRALAGGVTALQILPGSANLFGGRSVVLKNVPGRTMQEMKFPDAPYGLKMACGENPKRVYGQRGGPSTRMGNVAGYRQAWSDAQDYMRKWERYEADYEAGKNPSPPKRDLNLETLMGVLKDEIRVHMHCYRADEMAVMMDVMKEFGYQIYSFQHGVEAYKISDLLAENNVCSALWADWWGFKMEAYDGIRENVPMVHEAGACAIVHSDSDLGIQRLNQEAAKAWSDGRRAGIDISQEDAWTWLSANPAKSLGIFDETGSLESGKNADLVLWSADPFSTYARATKVYIDGGLAFDLNDPDSWPVADFELGQVGEGDIK; the protein is encoded by the coding sequence ATGGAAAATACACTACGAAAAATGAGTGTTTCCTTGGTGTGTTGTTGTGCGGTGTTACTCTCTGCTTGTGGAGACGATAACGCGGCGCAAAAAGAACAGGCAGCCAAGGTTACAATTGATAAAAATCCATTCCCCAGTCAGTACCAGCCTTTAGAAAGTCGTCCGGTAGCCATTACCGGTGTGACTATTTTAGATGGTGTAGGTAATAAAATCGAAAACGGCACGGTGTATTTCGCCGACGGTAAAATTGTTGCTGTAGGCAGCGATGTAGACGTGCCTGCAGATGTTGAGACGATTGATGGTACCGGTAAATGGGTCACGCCGGGTATTATTGACGTGCACAGTCATTTAGGCGTTTATCCTAACCCTTCTACGAAGTCTCACTCCGACGGCAACGAAATGGTTAAGCCTGTAACGGCGAATGTCTGGGCTGAGCATTCAGTCTGGCCGCAGGATCCCGGGTTTGGCCGCGCGTTGGCCGGTGGTGTGACAGCGCTGCAAATTTTACCTGGCTCGGCTAATTTATTTGGTGGCCGTTCGGTGGTACTGAAAAATGTACCAGGGCGGACCATGCAGGAAATGAAATTTCCCGATGCCCCGTATGGCTTAAAAATGGCGTGTGGTGAAAATCCCAAGCGGGTTTATGGCCAGCGTGGCGGCCCGTCGACCCGTATGGGTAACGTTGCCGGATATCGTCAGGCCTGGTCTGATGCACAGGATTATATGCGCAAATGGGAGCGGTACGAAGCCGACTATGAAGCGGGTAAAAATCCTAGTCCTCCTAAGCGTGATCTCAACCTTGAAACACTTATGGGTGTTTTGAAAGACGAGATCAGAGTGCATATGCATTGTTACCGGGCCGATGAAATGGCGGTAATGATGGATGTGATGAAAGAGTTTGGTTACCAGATTTACTCCTTTCAACACGGCGTAGAAGCATACAAAATTAGTGATCTGCTGGCCGAAAATAACGTTTGTTCAGCACTGTGGGCCGACTGGTGGGGCTTTAAAATGGAAGCCTACGACGGTATTCGCGAAAACGTGCCTATGGTTCACGAAGCCGGGGCGTGTGCGATTGTCCACTCCGACAGTGATTTAGGTATTCAGCGTTTAAATCAGGAAGCGGCCAAGGCATGGTCTGATGGACGTCGCGCCGGTATCGACATTAGTCAGGAAGACGCCTGGACCTGGTTATCTGCCAATCCGGCCAAATCACTGGGTATTTTTGATGAAACCGGTTCATTGGAAAGCGGCAAAAATGCCGATTTAGTGCTGTGGAGCGCCGATCCGTTTTCGACGTACGCGCGCGCCACGAAAGTCTATATCGATGGCGGTCTGGCCTTTGATCTCAACGATCCTGATTCCTGGCCAGTGGCTGATTTTGAGTTAGGACAAGTCGGTGAGGGAGACATCAAATGA
- a CDS encoding ABCB family ABC transporter ATP-binding protein/permease produces MRPHRQPIDPDTPIKWQVFRQLWPYLLEFKQRVFMALLCLVAAKLASIGLPFILKHTVDNLNSDTARTLAVPLALVLAYGVLRLLNVILGEVRDTLFGRVTERAMRRMGLQVFEHLHRLDLGFHLSRQTGGLSRDIERGTSGISFLMRFMVFNIGPTLLEIALVVGILLTQYGASFAMIILCSVIAYVWFSMKATDWRTEYVRQVNNADSSTNTRAIDSLLNYETVKYFNNETYEANLYDANLAEWEQARRKNRLSLFALNGGQALIIATAMTSMLLLAAIDVSNGDMTIGDFVLINAFTMQIFMPLNFLGFVYREIRGSLANIENLFALLDTTPKVADAASATTLKVSLGKVEFDNVKFNYHVDRQILNGVSFTIEPGSKVAVVGESGAGKSTLVKLLFRFYDPTSGSIRIDGQSIAQVSQHSLRQHIGIVPQDTVLFNDTIFENIRYGRPDASKDEVTEAIKLAHLKTFIGNLPEGAETKVGERGLKLSGGEKQRVAIARAILKRPAIMVFDEATSSLDSQSEQAILRALREVAKGHTSLVIAHRLSTIVDADNILVMRDGRIIEQGDHDTLLAQQGMYAGLWQAQQRQANE; encoded by the coding sequence ATGCGCCCACACCGACAACCGATCGACCCGGACACGCCCATTAAATGGCAGGTTTTTCGCCAGCTATGGCCCTATTTACTGGAGTTTAAACAACGGGTGTTTATGGCCTTACTGTGTCTGGTCGCCGCCAAACTTGCCAGCATTGGCTTACCATTTATCCTCAAGCACACAGTCGATAACCTCAACAGTGACACTGCCAGGACACTGGCCGTGCCTTTAGCACTGGTGCTTGCCTATGGGGTATTAAGGCTGCTTAATGTGATTCTCGGTGAGGTGCGCGATACCCTGTTTGGCCGTGTGACTGAGCGCGCGATGAGGCGCATGGGCTTGCAGGTATTTGAGCATTTGCACCGACTTGATTTAGGATTTCATTTATCACGTCAAACCGGTGGGTTGTCACGGGATATTGAGCGCGGCACCAGTGGTATCAGCTTCCTGATGCGTTTTATGGTGTTTAATATTGGCCCTACCCTGCTTGAAATTGCTTTGGTAGTGGGCATATTACTCACCCAGTATGGCGCGTCATTTGCGATGATTATTTTATGCTCGGTGATTGCTTATGTGTGGTTCTCAATGAAAGCAACCGACTGGCGCACTGAGTATGTCAGGCAAGTGAATAACGCCGACTCCAGCACCAATACCCGCGCCATCGACAGCTTACTCAATTACGAAACCGTTAAGTATTTCAACAACGAAACCTACGAAGCTAACCTCTACGACGCCAATCTGGCAGAATGGGAGCAGGCGCGGCGTAAAAATCGCTTATCACTGTTTGCACTGAACGGCGGACAGGCGTTGATTATTGCCACCGCGATGACCTCAATGCTGTTACTGGCAGCCATTGATGTCAGCAACGGCGATATGACTATCGGTGATTTTGTGCTGATCAATGCCTTCACCATGCAAATATTTATGCCGCTTAACTTTCTGGGCTTTGTGTACCGTGAAATACGCGGTTCACTGGCTAACATCGAAAACCTTTTCGCATTGCTCGACACCACGCCTAAAGTGGCCGATGCCGCCTCTGCCACCACGCTCAAAGTCAGCCTTGGTAAGGTGGAGTTTGACAATGTGAAATTTAACTACCACGTCGACCGGCAAATACTCAATGGCGTATCTTTTACAATTGAACCCGGCAGTAAGGTGGCAGTAGTCGGCGAGAGCGGCGCAGGCAAATCAACGCTGGTAAAGCTGCTGTTTCGCTTTTACGACCCTACTTCGGGGTCGATTCGCATTGACGGGCAGTCCATCGCGCAAGTTTCTCAGCACAGTTTGCGCCAGCATATTGGTATTGTGCCGCAGGATACCGTGCTATTTAACGACACCATATTTGAAAATATTCGCTATGGTCGCCCAGATGCCAGCAAAGACGAAGTAACAGAAGCCATAAAACTTGCTCATTTAAAGACGTTTATCGGCAATTTACCAGAAGGGGCAGAAACCAAAGTCGGAGAACGGGGTTTAAAGCTCTCAGGGGGCGAAAAACAACGGGTTGCCATTGCCCGCGCTATATTGAAACGTCCGGCCATTATGGTTTTCGATGAAGCCACATCGTCTCTGGACAGTCAGTCGGAGCAGGCGATTTTGCGAGCGCTAAGGGAAGTGGCCAAAGGCCATACCAGCCTGGTTATCGCGCATCGGTTGTCTACCATTGTCGATGCAGATAACATTCTGGTTATGCGTGATGGCCGTATTATCGAGCAGGGTGATCACGACACACTGCTGGCACAACAAGGCATGTATGCGGGCTTGTGGCAGGCACAACAACGACAGGCAAACGAATAA
- a CDS encoding amidohydrolase family protein, whose amino-acid sequence MKKLLLTCLLTAMSSAALADKLAIVGGKVYTGTAQGTLEAATVLIEDNKIVAVREGSNVPDGYDTIDATGKYVTPGLFGAYTQLGLVEVSSSAGTVDSSVSDSLISATGAAFDVSYAVNPDSSLMAISRVEGITSAATTVSRADTLLNGLGAVITLSGAADSVLKPQAFMSVDVSNHGADDNGGSRAALWVTLNQVIDEAKQFTGSAQLNPTNPWHGINSRADVKALQPVIEGAAPLLMFADRAADIRQVIAFKKRYPQIKVVLVNAMEAWRVADELAAADIPVILDPEFNLPGGFDQLGATLANAARLHDAGVTIAIGMETHNIRLATQHAGNAVAFGLPWDAAMAALTVNPASIYNVSQQVGTLAQGARADVVVWSGDPLEVTEAAEMVIIDGESIEMTSRQIKLQQRYQTRSQTKQTSQYIR is encoded by the coding sequence ATGAAGAAATTATTATTAACCTGCTTGCTGACAGCAATGAGTTCAGCCGCACTGGCAGACAAACTGGCGATTGTTGGCGGTAAAGTCTATACCGGTACGGCCCAGGGAACGCTTGAGGCAGCGACGGTTTTAATTGAAGACAATAAAATTGTTGCTGTCAGAGAGGGCAGTAATGTGCCAGACGGTTACGATACAATCGATGCCACGGGCAAGTATGTTACGCCTGGTCTCTTTGGAGCTTACACACAACTTGGTTTGGTAGAGGTAAGCAGTTCAGCTGGTACCGTTGATTCATCGGTAAGCGATAGCCTGATATCTGCAACCGGCGCCGCATTTGATGTTAGTTATGCAGTAAATCCCGATTCATCCTTGATGGCGATTAGCCGGGTAGAGGGGATCACGTCAGCAGCTACAACAGTTTCCCGCGCTGACACATTGCTTAATGGACTGGGGGCTGTGATTACGTTATCGGGCGCTGCTGATTCGGTGTTAAAGCCTCAGGCGTTTATGTCGGTAGATGTCAGCAATCATGGTGCCGACGACAACGGTGGCTCAAGAGCTGCTTTGTGGGTAACGCTGAACCAGGTGATTGACGAAGCAAAGCAATTTACCGGTAGCGCTCAACTCAATCCAACTAACCCATGGCATGGCATCAACAGTCGCGCTGATGTAAAAGCTCTGCAACCTGTGATAGAGGGAGCAGCCCCGTTACTGATGTTTGCCGATCGTGCAGCGGATATTCGCCAGGTTATCGCCTTTAAAAAGCGCTACCCTCAAATAAAAGTTGTGCTGGTGAATGCCATGGAAGCATGGCGCGTCGCCGATGAGTTAGCGGCGGCTGATATTCCGGTTATTTTAGATCCTGAATTTAACTTACCCGGTGGCTTTGATCAGTTAGGTGCCACGCTTGCTAACGCGGCAAGGCTGCATGACGCTGGCGTTACCATTGCCATTGGCATGGAAACGCATAATATCCGTTTAGCCACGCAGCATGCCGGCAACGCGGTGGCTTTCGGACTTCCCTGGGACGCAGCCATGGCGGCGTTAACTGTCAACCCTGCCAGTATCTATAATGTCTCGCAGCAGGTAGGAACGTTAGCACAAGGTGCCCGGGCCGATGTTGTGGTATGGAGTGGCGATCCGCTTGAAGTGACCGAAGCGGCTGAGATGGTTATTATTGATGGCGAGTCGATAGAGATGACCTCACGTCAGATTAAACTACAGCAGCGTTACCAAACGCGTTCACAAACCAAGCAAACGTCACAGTATATTCGCTGA
- the moaA gene encoding GTP 3',8-cyclase MoaA, with amino-acid sequence MLQDSFGRRFYYLRLSITDVCNFRCQYCLPDGYQGEAQQFLSLNEISTLVNAFAQMGTAKIRITGGEPTLRRDITDVIGVCANAQGISKVAMTTHAGRLAKLARPLAKAGLGQVNISLDSLDPGQFALLSGHDKLAAVLDGIEAALLEGVNVKVNTVLLRPFAKEQLRDFTAWLKEMPVTVRFIELMETGQHKTFFKSHHISAQPYLAQLKAQGWTPIERSKDAGPAIELAHPDYAGRLGFIMPYSSDFCDSCNRLRITALGKLHLCLFADQGLDLRDALQSGDVAAVKAFVTDSLADKKVSHYLQEGITGITRNLSMLGG; translated from the coding sequence GTGCTACAGGATTCATTTGGTCGCAGATTTTATTATTTGCGGCTCTCCATTACCGATGTATGCAACTTTCGTTGTCAATATTGCCTGCCTGATGGTTATCAGGGCGAGGCACAACAGTTTTTGAGCCTAAATGAAATTTCCACGTTGGTAAATGCCTTTGCGCAAATGGGTACAGCTAAAATCAGAATTACCGGTGGCGAGCCCACTTTGCGCCGCGATATTACCGATGTCATCGGGGTGTGTGCTAATGCTCAGGGCATCTCTAAAGTGGCAATGACGACGCATGCCGGCAGACTGGCAAAACTTGCCAGGCCGCTGGCGAAAGCCGGGCTGGGGCAGGTTAACATTAGCCTGGATAGTCTTGACCCCGGCCAGTTTGCGTTGCTCAGTGGTCACGACAAGCTTGCTGCCGTGCTCGATGGCATTGAAGCGGCATTGCTTGAAGGCGTTAATGTAAAAGTAAATACGGTGCTGCTCAGACCCTTCGCTAAGGAACAACTGCGTGACTTTACTGCCTGGCTCAAAGAGATGCCGGTTACCGTGCGTTTTATTGAGCTCATGGAAACAGGTCAGCACAAAACGTTTTTTAAATCTCACCATATCAGCGCACAGCCTTACTTAGCGCAGTTAAAAGCGCAGGGGTGGACACCTATTGAGCGCAGTAAAGACGCCGGTCCCGCGATTGAACTGGCGCACCCGGACTATGCCGGGCGGCTGGGCTTCATTATGCCCTACAGCAGCGACTTTTGTGATAGCTGTAACCGCTTGCGGATTACCGCATTGGGTAAACTGCACCTTTGCTTGTTTGCCGATCAGGGCCTCGATTTGCGCGATGCGCTGCAGTCGGGCGACGTTGCTGCGGTGAAAGCCTTTGTTACTGACAGTCTGGCCGATAAAAAAGTGTCTCATTACCTGCAGGAAGGTATCACCGGTATCACCAGGAATCTCTCGATGTTAGGAGGCTAA